Proteins encoded in a region of the Mycolicibacterium chitae genome:
- a CDS encoding bifunctional riboflavin kinase/FAD synthetase — MQRWRGQDEIPTDWGRCVLTIGVFDGVHRGHAELIARAVKAGRARGVPVVLMTFDPHPMEVVFPGSHPAQLTTLTRRAELAEELGIDVFLVMPFTADFMKLTPERYVHELLVERLHVVEVVVGENFTFGKKATGNVEMLRDAGERFGFAVEAMSLVAEHQNNGVTFSSTYIRACVDAGDMAAATEALGRPHRVEGVVVRGDGRGKGLGFPTANVAPPMHSAIPADGVYAAWFTVLGHGPVMGTVIPGERYQAAVSVGTNPTFSGRTRTVEAFVLDTAADLYGQHVAVDFVARVRGQEKFDSVEDLIQAMHRDTEKARNILRESR; from the coding sequence GTGCAGCGGTGGCGGGGACAAGACGAAATCCCCACGGACTGGGGCAGGTGCGTACTCACCATCGGTGTGTTCGACGGTGTGCACCGCGGACACGCCGAGTTGATCGCGCGTGCGGTGAAGGCGGGGCGTGCCCGCGGCGTGCCGGTGGTGCTGATGACGTTCGATCCGCACCCCATGGAAGTGGTCTTCCCCGGCAGCCATCCGGCGCAGCTGACCACGCTGACCCGGCGCGCCGAACTCGCCGAGGAACTCGGCATCGACGTCTTCTTGGTGATGCCGTTCACCGCGGACTTCATGAAGCTCACCCCGGAGCGCTACGTGCACGAACTGCTGGTCGAGCGGCTGCACGTCGTCGAGGTGGTGGTGGGCGAGAACTTCACCTTCGGCAAGAAGGCCACGGGCAACGTCGAGATGCTGCGCGACGCGGGGGAGCGGTTCGGCTTCGCGGTCGAGGCCATGTCGCTGGTCGCCGAGCACCAGAACAACGGCGTGACGTTCTCCTCGACCTACATCCGCGCCTGCGTGGACGCCGGCGACATGGCCGCGGCCACCGAGGCGCTCGGCCGTCCGCACCGGGTCGAGGGTGTCGTCGTCCGCGGTGACGGCCGCGGCAAGGGACTGGGTTTTCCGACGGCCAACGTCGCCCCGCCGATGCATTCGGCGATCCCGGCCGACGGCGTCTACGCCGCCTGGTTCACCGTGCTGGGCCACGGGCCCGTGATGGGGACGGTGATCCCGGGCGAGCGGTATCAGGCCGCGGTCTCGGTGGGCACCAACCCGACGTTCTCCGGACGGACCCGCACCGTGGAGGCCTTCGTCCTGGATACCGCCGCCGACCTGTACGGCCAGCACGTCGCCGTGGATTTTGTCGCCCGGGTCCGGGGCCAGGAGAAGTTCGACTCCGTCGAGGACCTGATCCAGGCCATGCACCGCGACACCGAGAAGGCCCGCAACATCCTGCGGGAGTCGCGCTAG
- the mntR gene encoding manganese-binding transcriptional regulator MntR → MSPNDGLDSGASDLTTVAQDYLKVIWTVQEWAPEKISTKLLADRLGVSASTASESIRKLADQGLVHHEKYGAVTLTERGRAAALSMVRRHRLLETFLVNELGYSWDEVHDEAEVLEHAVSDRMLDRMDAKLGYPTRDPHGDPIPAADGKVPTPPARQLSDCDNGDEGTVARISDSDPEMLRYFDTVGINLDARLRVLARRDFAGMISVAVESHAGENTTVDLGSPAAQAIWVVA, encoded by the coding sequence GTGAGTCCCAACGATGGTCTCGACAGTGGTGCCAGTGACCTGACCACGGTCGCTCAGGACTACCTGAAGGTCATCTGGACCGTGCAGGAGTGGGCGCCGGAGAAGATCAGCACCAAGCTGCTGGCCGATCGCCTCGGCGTCTCGGCGAGCACCGCCTCGGAGTCCATTCGCAAGCTCGCCGATCAGGGCCTGGTCCACCACGAGAAGTACGGTGCGGTGACGCTGACGGAACGGGGGCGCGCGGCGGCGCTGTCCATGGTGCGCCGCCACCGACTGCTCGAGACCTTTCTGGTCAACGAACTCGGCTACAGCTGGGACGAGGTGCACGACGAGGCCGAGGTGCTCGAGCACGCCGTGTCCGATCGGATGCTCGACCGGATGGACGCCAAGCTCGGCTACCCCACCCGCGACCCGCACGGCGACCCGATCCCGGCCGCCGACGGCAAGGTGCCCACCCCGCCGGCGCGGCAACTCTCGGACTGCGACAACGGCGACGAGGGCACGGTGGCCCGGATCTCCGACTCCGACCCCGAGATGTTGCGCTACTTCGACACCGTGGGCATCAACCTGGACGCCCGACTGCGGGTGCTGGCCCGTCGCGACTTCGCCGGGATGATCTCGGTGGCCGTGGAGTCGCACGCCGGGGAGAACACCACCGTGGACCTGGGCAGCCCTGCGGCCCAGGCCATCTGGGTGGTGGCCTGA
- a CDS encoding CBS domain-containing protein, which translates to MTSIPAAGSIVIADITGDAVVRIPTGASVLAAAEALVAHDVGVVVVGDEVRPVALISERDIVRAVAAARDLATTPATEVASSNLVWCAPDTTVEQAALRMADKHIRHLLVGDEGAVSAIVSARDLLGVYASEAVRADFD; encoded by the coding sequence ATGACAAGCATTCCGGCCGCAGGTTCGATCGTCATCGCAGATATCACCGGGGACGCGGTGGTTCGCATCCCCACCGGGGCCAGCGTGCTCGCGGCGGCCGAGGCGCTCGTCGCCCACGACGTCGGCGTGGTCGTGGTCGGTGACGAGGTCCGACCGGTGGCGTTGATCAGCGAGCGCGACATCGTCCGGGCGGTGGCCGCCGCCCGCGATCTCGCGACGACCCCCGCGACCGAGGTGGCCAGTTCGAACCTGGTGTGGTGCGCGCCCGACACCACCGTCGAGCAGGCGGCGCTGCGGATGGCCGACAAGCACATCCGGCACCTGCTGGTGGGCGACGAGGGCGCCGTGAGCGCCATCGTCTCCGCGCGTGACCTGCTGGGCGTCTACGCCTCCGAGGCCGTGCGGGCCGACTTCGACTGA
- the truB gene encoding tRNA pseudouridine(55) synthase TruB — MTSHDVVGRCRRIFGTRKVGHAGTLDPMATGVLVIGVERATKILGLVAGASKTYTATIRLGRSTSTDDAEGELLQEISAADVTDEAIETAVAALRGDIEQVPSAVSAIKVDGKRAYQLAREGETVELAARPVRIDRFDVTAVRRAGTVVDVDVVVDCSSGTYIRALARDIGVALGVGGHLTALRRTRVGGFGLDQARTLEQLDQAPQLSYSLDEACLLAFPRRDLTDEETLDTSHGRPLPAAGIAGTYAAVAPDGRVMALLEDRPSGRTKSVVVVRPATL, encoded by the coding sequence ATGACCAGCCACGACGTCGTCGGGCGCTGTCGCCGCATCTTCGGCACCCGCAAGGTCGGCCACGCCGGCACCCTGGACCCGATGGCCACCGGCGTGCTGGTGATCGGCGTCGAACGGGCCACCAAGATCCTGGGCCTGGTGGCGGGGGCGTCCAAGACCTACACCGCCACGATCCGGCTCGGCCGGTCCACCTCGACCGACGACGCCGAAGGTGAACTGCTGCAGGAGATCTCCGCCGCGGACGTCACCGACGAGGCGATCGAGACCGCGGTCGCCGCGCTGCGCGGCGACATCGAGCAGGTGCCGTCGGCGGTCAGCGCCATCAAGGTCGACGGCAAGCGGGCCTACCAGCTCGCCCGCGAGGGGGAGACGGTCGAGTTGGCCGCGCGCCCGGTGCGCATCGACCGGTTCGACGTCACGGCGGTGCGCCGCGCCGGGACGGTCGTCGACGTCGACGTCGTGGTGGATTGCTCGTCGGGAACCTACATTCGCGCGCTGGCCCGCGACATCGGCGTCGCGCTGGGCGTCGGCGGGCATCTGACCGCGCTGCGCCGCACCCGCGTCGGCGGGTTCGGCCTCGATCAGGCCCGCACGCTCGAGCAATTGGACCAGGCGCCGCAGCTCAGCTACTCCCTCGACGAGGCCTGCCTGCTGGCCTTTCCCCGCCGTGACCTCACCGACGAGGAGACCCTCGACACCAGCCACGGCCGGCCGCTGCCGGCGGCGGGCATCGCGGGCACCTACGCCGCGGTCGCCCCGGACGGCCGGGTGATGGCGCTGCTGGAGGACCGCCCGAGCGGGCGGACGAAATCCGTCGTGGTGGTGCGTCCCGCAACGCTGTGA
- the pptT gene encoding 4'-phosphopantetheinyl transferase PptT yields MTKRIAAIVPDSVYAAEVFADPPGLVPLPEEEPLVATSVAKRRNEFVTVRHCARLALSDLGVGPAPILKGPKGEPCWPDGVVGSLTHCEGYRGAVVGSSTTVRSVGIDAEPHDVLPDGVLGAISLGVERTEISALPGGLHWDRILFCAKEATYKAWFPLTERWLGFEDAHISFDVDASGRAGGFTSRILIDPAAKSGPPLTTLRGRWSVTDGLALTAIVL; encoded by the coding sequence ATGACCAAACGCATCGCGGCGATCGTGCCCGATTCGGTGTACGCCGCCGAGGTCTTCGCCGACCCGCCCGGGCTGGTCCCGCTGCCCGAGGAGGAACCGCTGGTCGCGACGTCGGTGGCAAAGCGGCGCAACGAGTTCGTCACCGTGCGGCACTGCGCGCGCCTGGCGCTGAGCGACCTCGGGGTGGGCCCCGCGCCGATCCTCAAGGGGCCCAAGGGGGAACCGTGCTGGCCCGACGGCGTGGTCGGCAGCCTCACGCACTGCGAGGGCTACCGCGGCGCGGTGGTCGGCTCGAGCACCACGGTGCGGTCGGTGGGCATCGACGCCGAACCGCACGACGTGCTGCCGGACGGCGTGCTGGGCGCGATCAGCCTGGGCGTCGAACGTACCGAGATCTCGGCCCTGCCCGGCGGACTGCACTGGGACCGGATCCTGTTCTGCGCCAAGGAGGCCACCTACAAGGCGTGGTTCCCGCTCACCGAGCGCTGGCTGGGTTTCGAGGACGCTCACATCAGCTTCGACGTCGACGCCTCGGGGCGCGCCGGGGGGTTCACCTCCAGGATCCTAATCGACCCGGCCGCCAAGTCGGGTCCGCCGCTGACGACGCTGCGGGGCCGCTGGTCGGTGACCGACGGGCTGGCGCTGACGGCGATCGTGTTGTGA
- a CDS encoding metallophosphoesterase family protein: protein MTPETATRSRPTLWAVSDLHTGHTGNKPVTESLYPSSPDDWLIVAGDVAERTDEIRWSLDLLRKRFAKVIWVPGNHELWTTGKDPVQVFGRARYDYLVNMCDEMGVITPEHPYPVWTDEGGPATIVPMFLLYDYTFLPAGTATKAEGLAVAKERGVVATDEFLLSSEPYATKDAWCRDRLKHTRERLEDLDWMTPTVLVNHFPLVRDPCDVMFYPEFSLWCGTTETADWHTRYNAVCSVYGHLHIPRTTWYDGVRFEEVSVGYPREWRRRKPYRWLRQVLPDPQYAPGYLNEFGGHFMITPEMRAASEKFRDRLRSRRS, encoded by the coding sequence GTGACACCTGAGACTGCGACCAGATCGCGCCCCACGCTGTGGGCAGTCAGTGATCTGCACACCGGTCACACCGGGAACAAGCCGGTCACCGAGTCGCTCTACCCGTCCTCGCCCGACGACTGGCTGATCGTCGCGGGCGACGTCGCCGAGCGCACCGACGAGATCCGCTGGTCGCTGGACCTGCTGCGGAAGCGGTTCGCGAAGGTCATCTGGGTGCCCGGCAACCACGAGCTGTGGACCACGGGCAAGGACCCGGTGCAGGTGTTCGGGCGGGCCCGGTACGACTACCTGGTCAACATGTGCGACGAGATGGGGGTGATCACCCCCGAGCATCCCTATCCGGTGTGGACCGACGAGGGCGGCCCGGCCACCATCGTCCCGATGTTCCTGCTCTACGACTACACCTTCCTGCCCGCAGGCACGGCCACCAAGGCCGAGGGGCTGGCCGTCGCCAAGGAGCGCGGCGTGGTGGCCACCGACGAGTTCCTGCTCTCCAGCGAGCCCTACGCCACCAAGGACGCCTGGTGCCGGGACCGGCTCAAGCACACCCGCGAGCGGCTCGAGGACCTCGACTGGATGACGCCGACGGTGCTGGTGAACCACTTCCCGCTGGTGCGCGACCCCTGCGACGTGATGTTCTACCCGGAATTCTCGCTGTGGTGCGGCACCACCGAGACCGCCGACTGGCACACCCGCTACAACGCGGTGTGTTCGGTCTACGGCCACCTGCACATCCCGCGCACCACCTGGTATGACGGCGTGCGGTTCGAGGAGGTGTCGGTCGGTTATCCGCGGGAGTGGCGGCGCCGCAAGCCCTATCGGTGGCTGCGCCAGGTGCTGCCCGACCCGCAGTACGCGCCCGGCTACCTCAACGAGTTCGGCGGCCACTTCATGATCACCCCGGAGATGCGGGCCGCGTCCGAGAAGTTCCGGGACCGGTTGCGCAGCAGGCGATCATGA
- a CDS encoding DUF3558 domain-containing protein, translated as MVAKMRLFAALGAVFTAALVAVQTTLPAGPAPTEVALRSTDAPITSTPRSPVIDFTDPEPFNPCTDIPLDVINGLGLGFAPPEQENSLRCKYDAGPYQMAVEAIIWRTYEKSLPPDAVELDINGHRAAQFWVMKPTDWNNRWWITCMITFRTDYGVIQQSLFYSPIHSPSRPDCMQENLMRAHQLTPHYKF; from the coding sequence ATGGTCGCCAAGATGCGGTTGTTCGCAGCGCTGGGGGCGGTGTTCACCGCCGCGCTGGTCGCCGTGCAGACCACGCTGCCCGCCGGGCCCGCGCCCACCGAGGTGGCGTTGCGGTCCACCGACGCGCCGATCACCTCCACGCCCCGCAGCCCGGTGATCGACTTCACCGACCCGGAGCCGTTCAACCCCTGCACAGACATCCCGTTGGACGTCATCAACGGTCTGGGCCTGGGGTTCGCGCCGCCGGAGCAGGAGAACAGCCTGCGCTGCAAGTACGACGCCGGCCCGTACCAGATGGCCGTCGAGGCCATCATCTGGCGGACCTACGAGAAGTCGCTGCCGCCGGATGCCGTGGAACTGGACATCAACGGCCATCGCGCGGCGCAGTTCTGGGTGATGAAGCCCACCGACTGGAACAACCGGTGGTGGATCACCTGCATGATCACCTTCCGCACCGACTACGGCGTGATCCAGCAGTCGCTGTTCTACTCGCCGATCCACTCCCCGAGCCGGCCGGACTGCATGCAGGAGAACCTGATGCGGGCCCATCAACTCACGCCGCACTACAAGTTCTGA
- a CDS encoding CocE/NonD family hydrolase — protein MSSDSSTLTVRGHARGLVARLLGVPARTTAYQVERRVPVPMRDGVELLADHYAPDTATPAGTLLVRGPYGRAFPFSNLYAKTYAARGYHVILQSVRGTFGSGGEFEPPVNEAADGADTAAWLREQPWYTGSFGTVGLSYLGQTQWALLEDPPADMAAAVVVVGVHNFAASSWGTGAFAANDFLGWSNMISHQEEPNRVRLLLSHLRAGRKVARAIGRPPLAASGRTLLAGGAPWWEKWIEHPDIDDPFWDRYKFYGGLDRATVPVLLVGGWQDLFLEQTIEQYHRLHDRGVEVALTLGPWTHTHMTGRAAGQVLRESLDWLGRHLGDAAGAERAPVRYFVTGGGGWREAAQWPPVPTRDRVLHLGFAGLTDEAPESTSGARSFTFDPRRPTPTVGGRLLAPGAGRRRDDKLATRPDVLSFTSAPLGADLHVYGAPVIELEHESDNPHVDLFVRVSEVDRKGRSRNISDGYRRLVRTADDPVVRIELDEIAHRFAAGTRVRVLVAGGSFPRYAPNLGTGEDAAHGARTAPATHTVYLRGASRLLLPAGPA, from the coding sequence ATCTCCTCGGATTCGTCCACCCTGACCGTCCGCGGGCACGCCCGCGGGTTGGTCGCCCGACTGCTGGGCGTGCCCGCCCGGACCACCGCCTACCAGGTGGAACGCCGCGTGCCGGTGCCGATGCGCGACGGCGTCGAACTGCTGGCCGACCACTACGCCCCCGACACCGCCACGCCGGCGGGCACGCTGCTGGTGCGCGGCCCGTACGGTCGGGCGTTCCCGTTCTCCAACCTGTACGCCAAGACCTACGCCGCCCGCGGCTATCACGTGATCCTGCAGAGCGTGCGCGGCACGTTCGGTTCCGGCGGTGAGTTCGAGCCGCCCGTCAACGAGGCCGCCGACGGCGCCGACACCGCCGCCTGGTTACGCGAACAACCCTGGTACACGGGATCTTTCGGCACCGTCGGGCTGTCCTACCTGGGGCAGACGCAGTGGGCGCTGCTCGAGGATCCGCCCGCAGACATGGCGGCCGCGGTCGTGGTGGTCGGCGTGCACAACTTCGCCGCCTCCTCGTGGGGCACCGGCGCGTTCGCCGCCAACGACTTCCTGGGCTGGAGCAACATGATCAGCCACCAGGAGGAACCGAACCGGGTCCGGCTGCTGCTGAGCCACCTGCGGGCGGGCCGCAAGGTCGCGCGCGCCATCGGCCGACCCCCGCTGGCCGCCTCGGGCCGCACGCTGCTGGCCGGCGGCGCGCCGTGGTGGGAGAAATGGATCGAACACCCCGATATCGACGACCCGTTCTGGGATCGCTACAAGTTCTACGGCGGGCTCGACCGCGCAACCGTGCCGGTGTTGCTCGTTGGTGGCTGGCAGGACCTGTTCCTGGAGCAGACCATCGAGCAGTACCACCGGTTGCACGACCGCGGGGTCGAGGTGGCGCTGACGCTGGGCCCATGGACGCACACGCACATGACGGGCCGGGCGGCCGGGCAGGTGCTACGCGAGAGCCTGGACTGGCTGGGGCGCCATCTGGGTGACGCCGCGGGCGCCGAACGCGCGCCGGTGCGCTACTTCGTCACCGGCGGCGGCGGTTGGCGCGAGGCTGCGCAGTGGCCGCCGGTGCCGACGCGCGATCGCGTGCTGCACCTGGGTTTCGCCGGGCTCACCGACGAGGCACCCGAATCCACCTCCGGCGCACGGTCGTTCACGTTCGATCCGCGTCGACCCACGCCGACCGTCGGCGGCCGGCTGCTGGCCCCCGGCGCGGGCCGGCGCCGCGACGACAAGCTCGCCACGCGGCCCGACGTGCTCAGCTTCACCAGTGCGCCGCTGGGCGCCGACCTGCACGTCTACGGCGCGCCGGTCATCGAGCTCGAGCACGAGTCGGACAACCCGCACGTCGACCTGTTCGTCCGGGTCAGCGAGGTGGACCGAAAAGGACGCTCCCGCAACATCAGCGACGGCTACCGCCGGCTGGTGCGCACCGCGGACGACCCGGTGGTGCGGATCGAACTCGACGAGATCGCGCACCGCTTCGCGGCGGGCACGCGCGTGCGGGTGCTGGTGGCGGGCGGCTCGTTCCCGCGCTACGCCCCGAACCTGGGGACCGGCGAGGACGCCGCGCACGGGGCCCGCACCGCCCCGGCGACCCACACCGTGTACCTGCGCGGCGCGTCCCGGTTGCTGCTGCCCGCGGGGCCGGCCTAG
- a CDS encoding DUF1802 family protein yields MTPALKEWSAAVHALLDGRQRVLLRKGGIHEKRFEVSAQEFLLFPTVAHSHAERVRPEHRDLLVPSAADSTEDAVVLRAVATVVDAIAVDRPERLAELADLHIWTDESVRADRLDFRPKHRLAVLVVDVRPLDEAVTVPRSPEFGGCKSWIELPVTGPLGGPVHSSAELAEVAARVRDTVG; encoded by the coding sequence ATGACCCCGGCCCTGAAGGAGTGGAGCGCGGCGGTGCACGCACTGCTCGACGGCCGCCAGCGGGTGCTGCTGCGCAAGGGCGGCATCCACGAGAAACGCTTCGAGGTCAGTGCGCAGGAATTCCTGCTGTTCCCGACGGTGGCGCACAGCCACGCCGAGCGGGTGCGCCCCGAACACCGCGACCTGTTGGTCCCCTCGGCCGCCGACAGCACCGAGGACGCGGTGGTGCTGCGCGCGGTCGCCACCGTCGTCGACGCGATCGCGGTGGATCGGCCCGAACGCCTGGCCGAACTCGCGGACCTGCACATCTGGACCGACGAGTCGGTGCGCGCCGACCGCCTCGACTTCCGGCCCAAGCACCGGTTGGCGGTGCTGGTGGTCGACGTACGCCCGCTCGACGAGGCGGTCACCGTGCCGCGCTCCCCGGAGTTCGGCGGCTGCAAGAGCTGGATCGAGCTGCCGGTGACCGGGCCGCTGGGCGGCCCGGTGCACTCGTCGGCCGAACTCGCCGAGGTGGCCGCGCGGGTCCGCGACACGGTCGGCTGA
- a CDS encoding DUF2277 domain-containing protein, translated as MCRNITELRGLQPAATPAEIEAAARQYIRKVSGIARTSEANAAAFEAAVAEVTATTTRLLAALPPRRQPPKTQPPLRRPEVLARIAAANP; from the coding sequence ATGTGCCGGAACATCACCGAACTTCGCGGGCTGCAGCCGGCGGCCACGCCCGCCGAGATCGAGGCCGCCGCCCGCCAGTACATCCGCAAGGTCAGCGGCATCGCCCGCACCTCCGAGGCCAACGCCGCCGCATTCGAGGCCGCGGTCGCCGAGGTCACCGCCACCACGACGCGGCTGCTCGCCGCACTGCCGCCGCGCCGTCAGCCGCCCAAGACACAGCCGCCGTTGCGCCGGCCGGAGGTGCTGGCGCGCATCGCCGCGGCCAACCCATGA
- a CDS encoding enoyl-CoA hydratase, translating to MSDSDVLLIDTTDRVRTLTLNRPKSRNALSKALRTELFSALAAAQSDDDVDVVILTAADPVFCAGLDLKELGDTTELPDISPKWPDMDKPVIGAINGAAVTGGLEIALYCDVLIASEKAAFADTHARVGLLPTWGLSVRLPQKVGVGLARRMSLTGDYLSAEDALRAGLVTEVVPHDGLLDAARAVAASIVGNNQKAVRALLDSYHRIDAAQTSGALWLEAEAARAWMRSTSGDDVAASRASVMDRGRSQVR from the coding sequence ATGAGTGACTCCGACGTCCTGTTGATCGACACCACCGACCGGGTCCGGACCCTGACGCTGAACCGGCCGAAGTCCCGCAACGCGCTGTCGAAGGCGCTGCGCACCGAGTTGTTCAGCGCCCTGGCGGCCGCCCAGTCCGACGACGACGTCGATGTGGTGATCCTGACCGCCGCCGACCCGGTGTTCTGCGCGGGCCTGGACCTCAAGGAACTCGGCGACACCACCGAGCTGCCCGACATCTCCCCGAAGTGGCCGGACATGGACAAGCCGGTGATCGGGGCGATCAACGGCGCCGCGGTCACCGGTGGCCTGGAGATCGCGCTGTACTGCGACGTGCTGATCGCCTCGGAGAAGGCCGCGTTCGCCGACACCCACGCCCGGGTGGGGCTGCTGCCCACCTGGGGGCTGTCGGTGCGGCTGCCGCAGAAGGTCGGCGTCGGGCTGGCCCGGCGGATGAGCCTGACCGGCGACTACCTGTCGGCCGAGGACGCGCTGCGCGCCGGGCTGGTCACCGAGGTGGTGCCGCACGACGGGCTGCTGGACGCGGCGCGGGCCGTGGCCGCCTCGATCGTGGGCAACAACCAGAAGGCGGTGCGGGCGCTGCTGGACTCGTATCACCGCATCGACGCCGCGCAGACCAGTGGCGCGCTGTGGCTCGAGGCCGAGGCCGCACGCGCCTGGATGCGGTCGACCAGCGGTGACGACGTCGCCGCCAGCCGCGCGTCGGTGATGGACCGCGGCCGCAGCCAGGTCCGCTAG
- a CDS encoding glycerate kinase produces the protein MKILIAPDSFKGSASATQVAAALAEGWRSVRADDNLVTLPQADGGEGTLEAIAGSANWQWRQTQVCGPHGRPVSARWLLHDDGRAVAELAESSGIALMPRLDPWGATSRGLGEVIAAALAAGATSVQVGLGGSASTDGGAGLLMALGLEAFDARGNPIGDGARGLAEMKHIDPVGLPPLPRDGVEILVDTEAPLYGPRGAAAVFGPQKGATAEDISSLDEGLRRWARLLAEAGFAADPEQPGAGAAGGAGFGLLAWGAQAVSGSQRIGALTGLHEQLSAADVVVTGEGRFDDTSLGGKLVGHVLSAARGADVAAVVVAGQIATTAAVATVSLTELAGTTEAAIGDPLRWLRAAGAVAAQRV, from the coding sequence GTGAAGATCCTGATCGCGCCCGATTCCTTCAAGGGCTCCGCGTCGGCGACCCAGGTGGCGGCCGCGCTCGCCGAGGGCTGGCGCTCGGTGCGCGCCGACGACAATCTCGTGACACTGCCGCAGGCCGACGGCGGGGAGGGCACGCTGGAGGCGATCGCCGGGTCGGCGAACTGGCAGTGGCGGCAGACCCAGGTGTGCGGGCCGCACGGACGGCCCGTGTCGGCGCGCTGGCTGCTGCACGACGACGGCCGCGCCGTCGCGGAACTCGCCGAATCCTCGGGCATCGCCCTGATGCCGCGCCTGGATCCCTGGGGTGCGACCAGCCGCGGGCTGGGCGAGGTGATCGCGGCGGCGTTGGCCGCCGGGGCGACGTCGGTGCAGGTGGGTTTGGGCGGCTCGGCGAGCACCGACGGCGGCGCCGGCCTGCTGATGGCGCTGGGGCTCGAGGCCTTCGACGCCCGCGGCAACCCGATCGGCGACGGCGCCCGCGGGCTGGCCGAGATGAAACACATTGACCCCGTGGGGCTTCCACCCCTACCGCGCGATGGCGTCGAGATTCTCGTCGACACCGAGGCGCCGCTGTACGGACCCCGCGGAGCCGCGGCCGTGTTCGGCCCGCAGAAGGGCGCGACGGCCGAGGACATCTCGTCGCTGGACGAGGGCCTGCGGCGGTGGGCGCGGCTGCTCGCCGAGGCGGGCTTCGCCGCCGACCCGGAGCAACCCGGCGCCGGTGCGGCCGGCGGGGCCGGATTCGGCCTGCTCGCCTGGGGTGCGCAGGCCGTGTCCGGATCCCAACGGATCGGCGCGCTCACCGGACTGCACGAGCAGCTGTCGGCCGCCGACGTCGTCGTCACCGGCGAGGGGCGCTTCGACGACACGTCGCTGGGCGGCAAGCTCGTCGGCCACGTGCTCTCGGCGGCGCGGGGCGCGGACGTCGCCGCAGTGGTCGTCGCCGGTCAGATCGCCACGACCGCCGCCGTCGCGACGGTGTCGCTCACCGAGCTCGCCGGCACCACCGAGGCCGCGATCGGTGACCCGCTGCGCTGGCTGCGGGCCGCGGGTGCGGTTGCCGCGCAGCGGGTTTGA
- a CDS encoding sugar phosphate isomerase/epimerase family protein, translating to MTAFARLSLNTKTTNSWTLREAVQGAADAGLPAIGLWRDRVAEAGLDVAAKLVRDNGLRVSSLCRGGFLTDAGDGAAALDDNRRALDEAAALGTSELVLVVGGVPDRDLVAARARVAERIAELVPYAVERDVRLALEPLHPMFCADRAVISTLGQALQLAAPHPAAAVGVVIDTFHVWWDPDLAAGIATAGRQGRISSFQVCDWLVPMAADPLLSRGMMGDGVIDFGAIATLVAEAGYDGDVEVEIFNEAVWATDGRAVIDTMKRRYADLVLPAL from the coding sequence ATGACCGCGTTTGCCCGGCTGTCGCTCAACACCAAGACCACCAATTCCTGGACGCTGCGCGAGGCTGTGCAGGGTGCCGCCGACGCCGGCCTGCCGGCCATCGGTCTCTGGCGGGACCGGGTCGCCGAAGCCGGCCTGGACGTGGCTGCGAAGCTCGTGCGCGACAACGGACTTCGAGTGTCGAGCCTGTGCCGCGGCGGCTTTCTCACGGACGCCGGGGATGGCGCCGCGGCGTTGGACGACAATCGGCGCGCCCTCGACGAGGCCGCCGCGCTGGGCACCTCGGAACTGGTGCTGGTGGTCGGCGGGGTCCCGGACCGAGACCTGGTGGCCGCCCGCGCCCGAGTGGCCGAGCGGATCGCCGAACTGGTGCCCTACGCCGTCGAACGCGATGTCCGGCTGGCGCTCGAACCGCTGCATCCGATGTTCTGTGCGGACCGTGCGGTCATCTCGACCCTGGGGCAGGCGTTGCAGTTGGCTGCCCCGCATCCCGCGGCGGCCGTCGGGGTGGTGATCGACACCTTCCACGTGTGGTGGGACCCCGACCTGGCTGCCGGCATCGCGACGGCGGGTCGCCAGGGGCGGATCAGCTCCTTCCAGGTGTGCGACTGGCTGGTGCCGATGGCCGCCGACCCGCTGCTCTCGCGCGGCATGATGGGCGACGGCGTCATAGACTTCGGTGCCATCGCCACGCTGGTCGCGGAGGCGGGCTACGACGGCGACGTGGAGGTCGAGATTTTCAACGAGGCCGTGTGGGCCACCGATGGACGGGCCGTCATCGACACGATGAAGCGCCGATACGCCGATCTGGTGTTGCCCGCGTTGTGA